A window from Corynebacterium urealyticum DSM 7109 encodes these proteins:
- a CDS encoding amidohydrolase, producing the protein MQHGGTTSEAAHLTQFVTLWLNENVDRLIEWRRHLHRNPELSHMEDGTTAFIMGILRDAGLEPHEMACKGATVDIGPETAPMIAFRGDIDALPVTETTGLDFSSTVPGVMHACGHDMHTTILLGLMVALAAYVEEYGEDALSVRVRGIFQPAEEVLDGGAKDVIEAGALRGVNQIFAVHCEPKLRCGQIGVRVGAITSATDVMEIVLRGPGGHTSRPHLTADLINAAGLVVTMLPQLLSRRVDPRSGTVAAFGSIHGGQAFNAIPEEVRLVGSFRTAEVGVWRESEEIVRELLDEIVAPTGATAELHYTKGVPPVTNDDVATALLAQSVRNVDPHSLVEAPQSSGGEDFSWYLEHVPGSMARLGTWTGEGDKPDLHRPNIVFDERALGIGVRLFAGVIDQFRP; encoded by the coding sequence GTGCAACACGGCGGAACCACCTCTGAGGCGGCGCATCTCACTCAGTTCGTCACCCTGTGGCTGAACGAGAACGTGGACCGTCTGATCGAGTGGCGGCGCCACCTGCACCGGAACCCGGAACTCTCCCACATGGAGGACGGCACCACCGCCTTCATCATGGGAATCCTCCGCGACGCCGGCCTCGAACCGCACGAGATGGCCTGCAAGGGAGCCACCGTGGACATCGGGCCCGAGACCGCACCGATGATCGCCTTCCGCGGAGACATCGACGCCCTGCCCGTCACCGAAACCACAGGCCTGGACTTTAGCTCCACCGTGCCCGGCGTGATGCACGCCTGCGGCCACGACATGCACACCACCATCCTGCTGGGCCTCATGGTTGCCCTGGCTGCCTACGTCGAGGAGTACGGCGAGGACGCCCTGAGCGTGCGGGTGCGCGGCATCTTCCAGCCCGCTGAGGAGGTCCTGGACGGCGGGGCTAAGGATGTGATCGAGGCCGGCGCCCTGCGTGGTGTGAACCAGATCTTCGCGGTGCACTGCGAACCGAAGCTGCGCTGCGGGCAGATTGGCGTGCGCGTAGGCGCGATCACCTCCGCCACGGATGTCATGGAGATCGTGCTGCGCGGACCCGGTGGCCACACCTCGCGCCCGCACCTGACGGCGGATCTCATTAACGCTGCTGGCCTGGTGGTCACGATGCTGCCGCAGCTGCTCAGCAGGAGGGTGGACCCGCGCAGCGGCACCGTCGCCGCCTTCGGCTCGATCCACGGTGGCCAGGCCTTCAACGCGATTCCAGAGGAAGTTCGCCTCGTCGGATCCTTCCGCACCGCCGAGGTCGGCGTGTGGCGCGAAAGTGAGGAGATCGTCCGCGAGCTGCTGGACGAGATCGTCGCCCCGACGGGCGCGACCGCGGAACTGCACTACACGAAGGGCGTGCCGCCGGTGACCAACGACGACGTCGCGACCGCGCTGCTCGCGCAGTCCGTGCGCAATGTCGATCCGCACTCCCTGGTGGAGGCGCCGCAGTCCAGCGGCGGGGAGGATTTCTCCTGGTACCTGGAGCACGTGCCGGGCTCGATGGCGCGCCTGGGCACGTGGACCGGTGAGGGAGACAAGCCGGACCTGCACCGGCCGAATATCGTCTTCGACGAACGTGCCCTGGGCATCGGGGTCCGGCTCTTCGCCGGAGTCATCGACCAGTTCCGTCCCTGA
- the glpK gene encoding glycerol kinase GlpK, which yields MDTLANQFSNQVAEQYARLTNSRRGFVLSIDQGTTSTRCIIFDGRGDIASCSQLPHEQIFPHPGWVEHDPEEIRLNIRRVIADAAASEDITPEEIAAVGITNQRETTVIWDRATGEPIYNAIVWQDTRTSDLVDALTEEERELIQERTGLPPSTYFAASKIRWILDNVDGARERAERGELAFGTIDTWVIWELTRSSRSRSGRRSGAKPGRQRAKHVTDVTNASRTMLMGLSTQQWDEELCKIWDIPMSLLPEIVSSSEVIGRVRRSGPVQGVPIAGILGDQQAAAFGQACLEPGDAKSTYGTGSFLLLNTGDEPQRSKHGLITTIAYRLGNQPPKYALEGSIAVTGSLVQWLSDSLGFFNSADEIEPLARSVADNGGCYVVPAFSGLLAPRWRPEARGVITGLTRYVTKAHIARAALEATAFQTREVVEAMNAGSGVSLTSLKADGDMVENNLLMQFQADQLGVSVTIPKITETTCLGAAYAAGLAVGFFRDEEEIRRLWREEHTFTPRASEEERDELYRMWNKAVERTFDWDTKA from the coding sequence ATGGACACCCTCGCGAATCAGTTTTCCAACCAGGTCGCCGAGCAGTACGCTCGCCTGACCAACTCCCGTCGAGGATTCGTCCTCTCCATCGACCAGGGGACGACCTCCACGCGCTGCATCATTTTCGACGGCCGCGGTGATATCGCGAGCTGCAGCCAGCTGCCGCACGAGCAGATTTTTCCGCACCCGGGCTGGGTGGAGCATGACCCGGAGGAGATCCGGCTCAACATCCGCCGCGTCATCGCCGATGCGGCTGCCTCCGAAGACATCACACCGGAGGAAATCGCAGCCGTCGGCATCACCAATCAGCGTGAAACCACGGTGATCTGGGACCGCGCCACCGGCGAGCCGATCTACAACGCGATCGTCTGGCAGGACACCCGCACCTCCGACCTCGTCGACGCACTGACAGAGGAGGAGCGGGAGCTCATCCAAGAACGCACCGGCCTGCCACCGTCGACGTATTTCGCGGCGTCGAAAATCCGCTGGATCCTGGACAACGTCGACGGCGCCCGCGAGCGCGCAGAACGCGGAGAGTTGGCCTTCGGCACGATCGACACCTGGGTGATCTGGGAGCTGACCCGTTCCTCTCGCTCCCGTTCCGGTCGCCGTTCCGGGGCCAAGCCAGGACGCCAGCGCGCCAAGCACGTCACTGACGTCACGAATGCCTCCCGCACCATGCTGATGGGCCTGTCCACCCAGCAGTGGGACGAGGAGCTCTGCAAGATTTGGGACATCCCGATGTCCCTGCTGCCGGAGATCGTCTCCTCCAGCGAGGTCATCGGCCGCGTGCGTCGCTCCGGCCCGGTGCAGGGCGTGCCCATCGCGGGAATCCTGGGCGATCAGCAGGCCGCTGCCTTCGGGCAGGCCTGCCTGGAGCCGGGGGATGCAAAGTCCACCTATGGCACGGGCAGCTTCCTGCTGCTCAACACCGGCGACGAGCCCCAGCGCAGTAAGCACGGGCTGATCACCACCATCGCCTACCGTCTCGGGAATCAGCCACCGAAGTACGCGCTGGAGGGCTCCATCGCGGTGACTGGTTCGCTGGTGCAGTGGCTCAGCGACTCCCTGGGTTTCTTCAACTCCGCCGACGAGATCGAGCCCCTCGCCCGCTCCGTGGCGGATAACGGTGGCTGCTACGTGGTCCCCGCCTTCTCCGGGTTGCTCGCGCCCCGCTGGCGCCCCGAGGCCCGCGGGGTGATCACGGGCTTGACCCGCTACGTCACCAAAGCCCACATCGCGCGCGCCGCCCTGGAGGCCACCGCTTTCCAGACCCGGGAGGTCGTCGAGGCGATGAACGCGGGCTCCGGCGTCTCGCTGACCAGTCTGAAGGCTGACGGCGACATGGTGGAAAATAACCTGCTGATGCAGTTCCAGGCCGATCAGCTGGGCGTGAGCGTCACGATCCCGAAGATCACGGAGACCACCTGCCTGGGTGCGGCCTATGCCGCGGGACTCGCGGTGGGGTTCTTCCGGGATGAGGAGGAGATCCGGCGGCTCTGGCGGGAGGAACACACCTTCACGCCGCGGGCCTCTGAGGAGGAGCGGGACGAGCTCTACCGCATGTGGAATAAGGCTGTGGAACGCACCTTCGATTGGGACACGAAAGCGTAA
- a CDS encoding ATP-binding cassette domain-containing protein — translation MRGLEKAYGERLVLKGIDMEIRPGTVTCVLGDNGAGKSTLIKALSGLHQPTGGEMLIDGQPARLRNPKDALDRGIATVYQDLAVVGQMSVWRNFFLGQEITGALGRLKADEMRKITAEQLQKMGVDLPDVEVPISTLSGGQRQVVAIARAIYFGARVLILDEPTAALGVKQSGMVLRFVKKARDSGVAVIFITHNPHHAYLVGDRFMMLNMGQQVMNADLADVTLEELTVEMSGGGELDALSHELRS, via the coding sequence ATGCGCGGCCTGGAGAAGGCCTATGGCGAGCGGCTGGTGCTCAAGGGGATCGATATGGAGATCCGCCCCGGCACCGTGACCTGCGTGCTGGGCGATAACGGCGCCGGTAAGTCCACGCTGATTAAGGCGCTTTCTGGGCTGCACCAGCCCACCGGCGGCGAGATGCTGATCGACGGGCAGCCCGCACGGCTGCGCAACCCGAAGGACGCCCTCGACCGGGGGATCGCCACCGTGTATCAGGATCTCGCGGTGGTGGGGCAGATGTCCGTGTGGCGGAACTTCTTCCTCGGCCAGGAGATCACCGGCGCGCTGGGGCGGCTGAAGGCCGACGAGATGCGCAAGATTACCGCCGAGCAGTTGCAGAAGATGGGCGTGGATCTGCCGGACGTGGAGGTGCCGATCAGCACGCTGTCCGGTGGCCAGCGGCAGGTTGTGGCGATCGCCCGGGCGATCTACTTCGGCGCGCGCGTGCTGATCCTGGACGAGCCCACCGCGGCGCTGGGTGTGAAGCAATCCGGCATGGTGCTGCGCTTCGTGAAGAAGGCCCGGGATTCCGGGGTGGCGGTCATCTTCATTACCCACAACCCGCACCACGCCTACCTGGTGGGGGATCGCTTCATGATGCTCAACATGGGCCAGCAGGTGATGAACGCTGACCTGGCGGACGTGACGCTGGAGGAGTTGACCGTGGAGATGTCCGGTGGTGGGGAGCTGGACGCGCTGAGCCACGAGCTGCGCAGCTAG
- the upp gene encoding uracil phosphoribosyltransferase, producing MDIKVVNHPLVRARLTIMRDARSNNVVFRDALADLGAMLIYEASNDLETESFDVETPVSTAEGHRLKNPPIIVPIIRAGLGMIDPALSMIPDAQVGFIGLARDEKTHEPVPYLEALPDDLSGQPVMLVDPMLATGGSLLNAVELLVEHGADDITCVCMVSAQPGVDKLVNSGLPVRKLVTATIDPALDENAYIDPGLGDAGDRLYGPRNIDLESR from the coding sequence ATGGACATCAAGGTGGTCAATCATCCTCTCGTGCGCGCCCGTCTGACGATTATGCGCGACGCCCGCAGCAACAACGTTGTCTTCCGCGACGCCCTCGCGGACCTCGGTGCGATGCTGATCTACGAGGCCAGCAACGACCTCGAGACCGAATCCTTCGACGTGGAAACCCCCGTCTCCACCGCCGAAGGGCACCGATTGAAGAACCCCCCGATCATCGTCCCCATCATCCGCGCCGGCCTCGGTATGATCGACCCGGCCCTCTCTATGATCCCGGACGCCCAGGTGGGCTTCATCGGCCTGGCCCGCGATGAGAAGACCCACGAGCCGGTCCCGTACCTCGAAGCCCTGCCGGATGACCTCTCCGGCCAGCCCGTCATGCTGGTCGACCCGATGCTCGCCACCGGCGGCTCCCTCCTCAACGCTGTGGAGCTGCTCGTCGAGCACGGGGCGGACGATATCACCTGCGTGTGCATGGTCTCCGCACAGCCGGGCGTGGACAAGCTGGTGAACTCCGGCCTGCCGGTACGCAAGCTCGTCACCGCCACGATCGACCCGGCGCTCGACGAGAACGCCTACATCGATCCGGGCCTAGGAGACGCCGGCGACCGCCTCTACGGCCCGCGGAATATCGACCTCGAGAGCCGCTAG
- a CDS encoding C40 family peptidase: MSAPVLAPAGGAVIEEVLGSALGQVAGSLFSGGGCVPDFLGLVEPIAALIPQPLQPGVSALLGSGVSGLAGEVIRTVGSAVLGEAGGAMAAKFVQGSEAVDLVEEVRQELDAVAARGQQAILAAIEDIGAIAMEALAEIGATVNPVQLLGPTAPVALAKAQAIACKHLGRAEARVQSLGQELLGLAKEATATAVPAEAIPAAPAPSEGSNEAPAAPANAGSTAASGVARGGAAVDSSDAADSGDAVAGAPTEAAAKAVAAAKTQLGTPYVWGGTTPGQGFDCSGFVQWAYGQAGVELPRLADQQAVGPQIPMDQVQPGDLAVWDGHVAMVIEDGQLIEAGDPVGISPIRTENIGMGFHGFYRPTG, from the coding sequence ATGAGTGCACCTGTATTGGCACCAGCTGGAGGGGCTGTGATCGAGGAAGTGCTCGGCTCCGCGCTTGGGCAGGTGGCTGGCTCCTTGTTCAGCGGGGGTGGCTGCGTTCCGGATTTTCTGGGGCTTGTGGAGCCCATCGCGGCCCTGATCCCACAGCCACTGCAGCCAGGAGTCTCCGCGCTGCTGGGCTCCGGGGTCAGCGGGCTTGCCGGGGAGGTGATCCGGACGGTCGGCTCGGCTGTGCTCGGGGAGGCCGGTGGGGCGATGGCCGCCAAGTTCGTGCAAGGCTCGGAGGCGGTAGACCTCGTTGAGGAGGTCCGGCAGGAGCTGGATGCGGTCGCCGCGCGCGGGCAACAGGCCATCCTGGCGGCGATCGAGGATATCGGAGCGATCGCGATGGAAGCTCTGGCGGAGATCGGCGCGACGGTGAACCCAGTGCAGCTGCTCGGCCCGACTGCGCCGGTGGCGCTGGCGAAGGCACAGGCCATCGCTTGCAAGCACCTGGGCCGGGCGGAGGCCCGCGTGCAGTCGCTGGGCCAGGAGTTGCTGGGTCTGGCGAAGGAGGCCACGGCCACCGCGGTACCGGCGGAGGCGATCCCAGCAGCACCCGCGCCGTCCGAGGGGTCGAACGAGGCGCCTGCCGCACCGGCGAACGCGGGCAGTACCGCAGCATCCGGGGTGGCTCGCGGTGGCGCGGCTGTAGATTCCAGCGATGCTGCGGATTCCGGCGACGCTGTGGCGGGCGCCCCGACCGAAGCGGCGGCCAAGGCCGTGGCCGCGGCGAAGACCCAGCTGGGCACCCCCTACGTGTGGGGTGGCACCACACCGGGGCAGGGCTTCGACTGCTCCGGCTTCGTTCAGTGGGCCTACGGGCAGGCCGGGGTGGAGCTGCCACGGCTGGCCGATCAGCAAGCGGTGGGCCCGCAGATCCCGATGGACCAGGTACAGCCCGGGGACCTGGCGGTATGGGACGGCCACGTGGCGATGGTCATTGAGGACGGTCAGCTGATCGAGGCCGGTGATCCGGTGGGTATTAGCCCGATCCGCACGGAGAATATCGGCATGGGTTTCCACGGTTTCTACCGCCCCACCGGCTAG
- a CDS encoding ABC transporter permease, with amino-acid sequence MTDAKPEQGTGPAAAEKNAQAAPNLTSSLNKENTAEKNANNAAEQNAGKAGENAVLAAFKRPELTSLVGAILIFALFMILAPAFRSADAFATVLYSSSTLGIIALGVGLLMIGDEFDLSSGVAVTTAALAATMLNYNLWLNSWTGVFLSLIISLSIGAINGYLVTKTGIHSFLITLAMFLMLQGINLAVTKLVTGQVATPTISDMEGYNSAKAFFASSFEVFGVDVQITVVWWLLFVALASWLLFKTRFGNWIFAVGGDADAARAVGVPVRRVKITLFMFVAFSAWFVGMHNLFAFDSIQAGQGVGNEFLYIIAAVIGGCSLTGGRGTAIGTAIGALIFGMTNQGIVYAGWNPDWFKFFLGAMLLLAVLTNNSFSRVQGGAK; translated from the coding sequence ATGACTGACGCTAAGCCCGAGCAGGGCACCGGCCCGGCAGCGGCGGAGAAGAATGCCCAGGCGGCGCCGAACCTGACGTCGTCCCTGAACAAAGAGAACACCGCGGAGAAGAACGCGAATAACGCAGCGGAACAGAACGCAGGCAAGGCCGGGGAGAACGCCGTCCTCGCGGCTTTCAAGCGCCCCGAGCTGACCTCCCTGGTCGGCGCGATCCTCATCTTCGCGCTGTTCATGATCCTCGCCCCGGCCTTCCGCAGCGCGGATGCCTTCGCCACCGTGCTGTACTCCAGCTCCACGCTGGGCATCATCGCCCTCGGCGTGGGGCTGCTGATGATCGGCGACGAATTCGACCTCTCCTCCGGCGTGGCCGTGACCACCGCCGCGCTCGCCGCCACGATGCTGAACTACAACCTGTGGCTGAACTCGTGGACGGGCGTGTTCCTCTCCCTGATCATTTCGCTATCCATCGGCGCGATCAACGGCTACCTGGTCACCAAGACCGGCATCCATTCCTTCCTTATCACGCTGGCGATGTTTCTCATGCTGCAGGGCATCAACCTCGCCGTGACGAAGCTGGTCACCGGGCAGGTCGCCACCCCGACGATCTCCGACATGGAGGGCTACAACTCCGCCAAGGCGTTCTTCGCCTCCAGCTTCGAGGTCTTCGGTGTGGACGTGCAGATCACCGTGGTGTGGTGGCTACTGTTCGTGGCACTGGCCAGCTGGTTGCTGTTCAAGACCCGCTTCGGTAACTGGATTTTCGCCGTCGGTGGGGACGCCGACGCCGCCCGCGCCGTGGGTGTCCCCGTACGGCGCGTGAAGATCACCCTGTTCATGTTTGTCGCCTTCTCGGCGTGGTTCGTGGGCATGCACAACCTCTTCGCCTTCGACTCGATCCAGGCCGGGCAGGGCGTGGGTAACGAGTTCCTGTACATCATCGCCGCCGTGATCGGTGGTTGCTCGCTGACGGGCGGCCGGGGCACGGCGATCGGTACGGCCATCGGTGCGCTGATCTTCGGCATGACCAACCAAGGCATCGTCTACGCCGGCTGGAACCCGGACTGGTTCAAGTTCTTCTTGGGCGCGATGCTGCTGCTGGCCGTGCTGACCAATAATTCCTTCTCTCGGGTGCAGGGAGGTGCCAAGTGA
- a CDS encoding phospho-sugar mutase — protein MSPAQQDNSSQPGLSFGTAGLRAPVGVGPDRMNVATVTRATAGVADWLIAQHPDRAAADIAVAVAHDARYGSETFARATAEVFAAKGFTVTLLGGNNPTPVLAWLVRDRGLDAGVQITASHNPKGDNGYKLYLSGGSQLVSPADREIEAAIASQPAAEEITRSRSVQLELGASQGYESAISAPVVSSENAVLTARRALTIAYTPMHGVGGDTLESVLQANGFADIHAVAAQRWPDPEFPSVDFPNPEEPGATDLLLALGAQVGADLLIALDPDADRCMIGVPTGGEPAYRMLNGNEAGPLLARRVLSSVAADSAAPPVVATTYVSSQLLGVMAQASGWEYVETKTGFKHLARAAEGRPGELAFAYEEAIGTCPAPGIVADKDGIATALIAAAWAAELAAAGRGLADELAAIEQEFGCFRSSQLSIRLESIAQATDVIKKFAAAPPENLAGAAMSAELLGEAATEGLRLVGDADDVALRVVARPSGTEPKAKFYLEAVGEAADREQVEAALAALEVDIPRAVEAVAGVS, from the coding sequence ATGAGCCCAGCCCAGCAGGACAACAGTTCCCAGCCGGGTCTGAGTTTCGGCACCGCGGGGCTGCGCGCCCCAGTGGGCGTGGGCCCGGATCGGATGAACGTCGCCACCGTCACCCGGGCGACCGCCGGAGTGGCCGACTGGCTGATTGCCCAACATCCAGACCGAGCGGCAGCTGATATCGCCGTAGCGGTCGCCCACGACGCCCGCTACGGCTCTGAGACCTTCGCGCGAGCCACCGCCGAGGTGTTCGCAGCCAAGGGCTTCACCGTCACCTTGTTGGGTGGCAACAACCCCACCCCGGTGCTGGCCTGGCTGGTGCGCGACCGCGGCCTGGACGCCGGCGTGCAGATCACCGCCTCCCACAACCCGAAGGGCGATAACGGCTACAAGCTGTACCTGTCCGGTGGTTCCCAGCTGGTCTCCCCCGCCGATCGCGAGATCGAGGCAGCCATCGCGTCCCAGCCGGCGGCCGAGGAGATCACCCGCTCCCGCAGCGTGCAGCTGGAACTCGGAGCGTCCCAGGGCTACGAATCCGCAATCAGCGCCCCGGTCGTCAGCAGCGAGAACGCGGTGCTCACCGCACGGCGCGCCCTGACCATCGCCTATACCCCGATGCATGGGGTCGGCGGGGACACGTTGGAGTCCGTGCTGCAAGCCAATGGCTTCGCGGATATCCATGCGGTGGCAGCGCAGCGCTGGCCGGACCCGGAGTTTCCGAGCGTGGACTTCCCCAACCCGGAGGAGCCCGGCGCGACTGACCTGCTTCTCGCACTGGGGGCGCAGGTCGGCGCGGACCTACTGATAGCACTCGACCCGGATGCGGATCGCTGCATGATTGGCGTTCCCACCGGGGGCGAGCCGGCCTATCGAATGCTGAATGGCAACGAGGCCGGCCCGCTGCTGGCCCGCCGCGTGCTCTCTAGCGTTGCGGCAGACTCCGCTGCCCCGCCGGTGGTCGCGACGACCTACGTCTCCTCCCAGCTATTGGGTGTCATGGCCCAGGCCAGCGGGTGGGAGTACGTGGAGACAAAGACGGGCTTCAAGCACCTGGCGCGCGCGGCGGAAGGCCGCCCCGGGGAGTTGGCTTTCGCCTACGAGGAGGCCATCGGCACCTGCCCTGCCCCCGGCATCGTCGCCGATAAGGACGGCATCGCCACCGCGCTGATCGCGGCTGCGTGGGCGGCTGAGCTCGCCGCTGCGGGACGGGGCCTGGCGGATGAGCTGGCAGCCATTGAGCAGGAGTTCGGTTGCTTCCGCTCCAGCCAGCTGTCGATTCGTTTGGAGTCGATTGCGCAGGCCACGGACGTCATTAAAAAATTCGCGGCCGCACCGCCGGAAAACCTGGCGGGGGCCGCGATGAGCGCCGAACTGCTGGGCGAAGCAGCCACGGAGGGCCTGCGCCTGGTGGGCGACGCGGATGACGTGGCGCTGCGGGTCGTCGCCCGACCGAGCGGGACGGAGCCGAAGGCGAAATTCTATCTGGAGGCCGTGGGCGAGGCCGCGGACCGCGAGCAGGTAGAGGCGGCGCTAGCGGCTCTCGAGGTCGATATTCCGCGGGCCGTAGAGGCGGTCGCCGGCGTCTCCTAG
- a CDS encoding purine-nucleoside phosphorylase: MSSHNAQSSPAASNPGQAPYELAEQAAAALLQKTGLSAFDAAIVLGSGWRPAADVVCEAAESDVQEFPMSDLPGFLPPTAEGHGGTIRALRIGERNVLILLGRTHAYEGHELWRCAHAVRTAAAAGVKQVVLTNAAGGLTEGMSVGEPVLISDHINFTAKTPLVGANFVNLVDAYSPELREKVKALRPGIREAVYAMMPGPQYETPAEIHMLRTFGVGLVGMSTVYETIAAREAGVGVLGISLVTNLAAGVTGEALNHEEVLAAGQAAAQEMGSLLASVIQS, from the coding sequence ATGTCTAGCCACAATGCGCAATCCTCGCCCGCGGCGTCGAATCCCGGGCAGGCCCCCTACGAGCTCGCTGAGCAGGCTGCCGCGGCGTTGCTGCAGAAGACTGGTCTTTCTGCTTTCGACGCCGCCATCGTCCTGGGTTCCGGTTGGCGACCAGCTGCGGACGTGGTCTGCGAGGCCGCAGAAAGCGACGTCCAGGAGTTCCCGATGTCCGATCTGCCGGGCTTTTTGCCACCCACCGCAGAGGGCCACGGGGGTACCATTCGTGCGCTGCGCATCGGCGAGCGCAACGTGCTGATCCTGCTGGGCCGCACTCACGCCTACGAGGGCCACGAGCTGTGGCGGTGTGCGCACGCGGTGCGCACCGCTGCCGCTGCCGGGGTGAAACAGGTCGTGCTGACCAACGCGGCAGGCGGGCTGACTGAGGGAATGTCTGTGGGCGAGCCGGTTTTGATCAGCGATCACATCAACTTCACGGCGAAGACCCCACTGGTGGGCGCAAACTTCGTGAACTTGGTGGATGCGTACTCCCCCGAGCTGCGCGAGAAGGTCAAGGCTCTGCGCCCCGGTATTCGTGAGGCGGTGTACGCGATGATGCCAGGGCCGCAGTATGAGACCCCGGCGGAGATCCACATGCTGCGCACTTTCGGGGTGGGCCTGGTGGGTATGTCCACCGTCTACGAGACCATCGCTGCCCGGGAGGCCGGCGTGGGTGTGCTCGGCATCTCGCTGGTCACGAACCTCGCGGCGGGGGTGACCGGCGAGGCACTGAATCACGAGGAGGTGCTGGCCGCCGGCCAGGCCGCGGCTCAGGAAATGGGTTCTCTGCTCGCGAGCGTGATCCAGTCGTGA
- a CDS encoding DUF1707 domain-containing protein: MTFPNDPQNRPGAHGSRPDPRSGVRIGNKEREEAMDLLSKHLEAGRLDISEYDDRCRHIANARVHGELSEVFLDLPRIPRDNQALPSQALAVPGYGQQIYTAEEVAAAAGRGRNIRGGIMALSVVSALMLTTVSDWFMWIIPVVAILLYMLKIGPSSWYMPTNRQIQREQRQALRQQRQVLRQQRLQRRIDGH, translated from the coding sequence ATGACTTTTCCGAATGATCCGCAGAACCGGCCGGGGGCACACGGTTCGCGGCCCGACCCCCGCAGCGGTGTTCGCATCGGGAATAAGGAACGCGAAGAGGCCATGGACCTGCTCTCGAAGCACCTCGAGGCGGGCCGGCTAGACATCTCAGAGTACGACGACCGCTGCCGCCACATCGCCAACGCCAGGGTGCATGGCGAACTCTCGGAAGTCTTCCTGGATCTCCCCCGCATCCCACGCGACAATCAGGCGCTGCCATCGCAAGCGCTGGCGGTGCCGGGGTACGGTCAGCAGATCTACACCGCGGAGGAGGTGGCAGCGGCTGCCGGTCGGGGGCGCAATATCCGCGGCGGAATCATGGCGCTCTCCGTGGTCAGCGCACTCATGCTGACCACCGTCTCGGATTGGTTCATGTGGATCATCCCCGTCGTGGCAATCCTGCTGTACATGCTCAAGATTGGGCCGTCGTCCTGGTACATGCCGACGAATCGGCAGATTCAACGTGAACAGCGGCAAGCACTACGCCAGCAACGCCAGGTACTGCGTCAGCAACGGCTGCAACGCCGCATCGACGGGCACTAG